The Pseudomonadota bacterium DNA segment ATGTTCGTCATCAGCGAAAGGCCGAGCACACGCAAGCCCGCTTGGCGCGCGGCGATAACCTCCTGCACCGTCGACATGCCGACCGCATCCGCGCCCAAGGTGCGGAAGGCTCTGATCTCCGCCGGCGTCTCGAAACTGGGCCCGGTGACTGCCAGATAAACGCCTTCGGCCAGGAGCACGCCCACATTGTCCGCGACACGGTGTGCGAGCTGGCGAAGCTCGCCGTCATAGGCGCCGTTCATCGGCACGAACCGTTCACCGAGAGCAGGGCTATGTGGGCCGGCCAGCGTGTTCGCGCCCTGCAGGTTGATATGGTCGCGGATCACCATGATGCGGCCCGGTGGTGCTTCGGGGTCGAGCGAGCCCGCCGCGTTGGTGACGATCAGGCTGTGGCAGCCAAGTTCAGCGAGGGTCCGGATGGGAACGGCGAGCTGGGCCGCTGCGACGCCTTCATAGAGATGCGCGCGGCCATTGAGGCAGGCGACCGCGCGCCCATCGATTGTCCCCAATACCAATTCGCCCGGATGGGTCTGATTGGTGCAGGGTGGAAACCCGTCGAGATCGCCATAGGGAAGGCGGACCGCGGCGTCGATTTGGTCGGCGAAGCCGGAAAGGCCCGAGCCCAGAACAAGACCGACCTCCGGGACCAGGTCCTTGGCGCTGTCACGGATCTGTTCGGCGGCGCTCATCCCTGGCCGCGGCGTTCGGCCAGCGGCTCGGCATAATGCAGCTCGGTATCCCAGGGGAAGTGAATCCAGGTGTCCTGGCTGACCTCAGTCAAGAACAGGTCGACCAGTGGCCGGCCTTCCGGCTTGGCGTAGACTGTCGCGAAGAACGCCTTGGGCAGCATGTCGCGCACGACGCGGGCGGTCTTGCCGGTGTCGACGAGATCGTCGATCAGAAGCGTGCCCTCGCCGTCGCCAACGACGCCCTTCAGAATGCTCATCTCCCCCTGATCCTGATGGTCATAGGACGCGATGCAGACAGTGTCGACCAGGCGGATGTCCAGTTCGCGCGCGACAATGGCCGCCGGCACCAGACCGCCGCGCGTGATGGCGACGATGCGCGACCACGTCCCCATGCCGTTGAGCCGCCACGATAGGGCGCGCGTATCGCGGTGGAGCTGATCCCACGAAACGGTGAAGTTCTTGTCCGGCGGCATGTCCATGGCTGCCTGTGTAGCGCCATGAAGACGGTGCCGTAAAGCGGACGTGCAG contains these protein-coding regions:
- a CDS encoding purine-nucleoside phosphorylase, whose product is MSAAEQIRDSAKDLVPEVGLVLGSGLSGFADQIDAAVRLPYGDLDGFPPCTNQTHPGELVLGTIDGRAVACLNGRAHLYEGVAAAQLAVPIRTLAELGCHSLIVTNAAGSLDPEAPPGRIMVIRDHINLQGANTLAGPHSPALGERFVPMNGAYDGELRQLAHRVADNVGVLLAEGVYLAVTGPSFETPAEIRAFRTLGADAVGMSTVQEVIAARQAGLRVLGLSLMTNMAAGLVETPPSADEVMETAAAAAQDIEALLSALIAAWPQRA
- the gpt gene encoding xanthine phosphoribosyltransferase → MDMPPDKNFTVSWDQLHRDTRALSWRLNGMGTWSRIVAITRGGLVPAAIVARELDIRLVDTVCIASYDHQDQGEMSILKGVVGDGEGTLLIDDLVDTGKTARVVRDMLPKAFFATVYAKPEGRPLVDLFLTEVSQDTWIHFPWDTELHYAEPLAERRGQG